The proteins below are encoded in one region of Triticum aestivum cultivar Chinese Spring chromosome 1B, IWGSC CS RefSeq v2.1, whole genome shotgun sequence:
- the LOC123091379 gene encoding ethylene-responsive transcription factor ERF026-like: protein MEQGREGMMGSLCGRRPRAETRHPVYRGVRFRAGKWVSEIRELRKQSRIWLGTYPTPEMAAAAYDAAALALRGAGTALNFPDAARSRPAPASMSADDVRAAAAAAAASAMGSTWAPHRSDQCCGDQLRAGESDRRDDVIGVVDEDDVFEMPRLMVSMAEGLMINPPVLGTAAADSCSAASYYAEIEDEDAVSLWDHS from the coding sequence ATGGAGCAAGGAAGGGAGGGGATGATGGGGAGCctgtgcgggaggcggccgagggcGGAGACGCGCCACCCGGTGTACCGCGGCGTGCGGTTCCGGGCGGGCAAGTGGGTGTCGGAGATCCGGGAGCTGCGCAAGCAGAGCAGGATCTGGCTGGGCACCTACCCGACGCCCGAGATGGCCGCGGCGGCGTACGACGCGGCCGCATTGGCCCTGCGTGGCGCGGGGACGGCGCTCAACTTCCCGGACGCGGCCAGGTCGCGCCCGGCGCCGGCGTCCATGTCCGCCGACGATGTCCGCGCTgcggctgccgctgccgccgcgtcCGCGATGGGCAGCACCTGGGCTCCTCATCGGAGCGACCAATGCTGCGGTGATCAGCTGCGTGCAGGCGAGTCGGACCGGCGTGACGACGTAATCGGCGTCGTGGACGAGGACGACGTGTTCGAGATGCCGCGGCTGATGGTGAGCATGGCGGAGGGGTTGATGATCAACCCGCCGGTgctgggcacggcggcggcggacaGTTGCTCGGCGGCGTCGTACTACGCCGAAATTGAGGATGAGGACGCCGTGAGCTTGTGGGATCACTCTTGA